One Besnoitia besnoiti strain Bb-Ger1 chromosome VIII, whole genome shotgun sequence DNA segment encodes these proteins:
- a CDS encoding hypothetical protein (encoded by transcript BESB_081780), producing the protein MDVQSFMTGMHPGQRTIPTQQMRLFIKQQRPQGRPVAVPNVLYEPRAVAHQHPAQNQNGLSQPTQAAFVGAFQQPIHPTGLLSGQACIQNGGYPQAAGFATQYVQQVAARQGQQASGVYFASQSSNRLPDSHSTGLNGYMYSYPIQHTPFTPSTAGASNAQAFDGHIRVTSESAWHYSACQMQQNIPASAGHSSLHDFGANSASKQPIQSASPHGGVVSQLAAYNQRGPSHTSQQQQMQLHYQYQMQNPSPFLSQGDGPMMGGVPPATAAQASRAAAAGPGRSPEQVNAAAALSSSVGSSCATRTPSSSVRPTAKAQAQEADPAHRGRALTPGEDGNKLRFSSAFPPRCASKPDAAVSKPSYSRRTLSTAGARTRGTPATIQDSASPTRDNADRKVSEEARNSREPSGGKCQETLTSTSSGRTNFYGSEKTAVRGDETPLSGTAQDVATAELSSSTASRKSMRSDQKIAGSRRPPPRTCASAGTINPRNVANIGEKYKDRLASSTSMERKGSKVEQRRSLWEANGKSKSFSTPSPLPRFSSGASSSFGKSRKSQASPSAGAAASGSRLGGSRGTLSHASTKEVDISSANGGVSEDDKSQPAATPAAAQGRLLLRSRAGVPSGRGVTTRNSQKYRSDVRHHSDSSLQTSDAARAPPLRRLTRDVNKPELGKHIHGTLSRSNETATLQRSRSSEKSDVEDADLSESYARRRGYSTSHRDASSSPTSRLVSSESGSRSIAQAGTNSGTTTGRCPRSSASASLSRNNSNSGSDQLKTRTGAAKAGLWSGSANSRKPQGTTTTKSLDGSGPHEPSATMNGCVTRLGSGDSRLTGSASVSTASLESVVLPERTVQRGEENSSESRDTTPSHLRQMSAPEPTTLFSSQYSSRCVSGSGGEFSSEEEEVDAAVHQHFETNTSTILEPELGLESRKSSGTSRPQTPLLTLTRRESPAITRHQTVHDGKARVVNHSMHGVVGEDENQDQTLAAAVDNAALSEGSTTISRGARGMSSHGSASDSSQQGWELSSGQDSSGNTTPTVSEEGTPDIDPFAPSTNFAASVSGEMVAGQGGFRGDAATPSQQSALPIEAAGRLYTDRRENGGFESAAGCVQATELVSKLAVAERLVSRGSDAPSRTGNENFSTVRMHEAQAEEGMYVAQVLPKFARQTGGQLQQAPATRASGVPAWQPVPAPSGERLEEKTAKDRANTVNLTAEKGAFTPAPGQATPAETARTSASGNAHFLESLREPQNAAAASRFTSAGAFAPIQSPLLDGEGNVSAQEGIPQVRTEEQMRQQMREKLQRQMQELQHAQEHQLRVAQEHHHQQMLEQSRQRDERLRQQQAEQQYHMLQLQLYAQQQMSPNMQRVISLQPGRTLTVSGQLPSQQSAQGRPLHFSQYPRDRTQAPANAEFAGSRAGHSNLRQLSGVHQTSTPRLCLRQAISEQQLRRPSFSLSPARTVASEHEHELLAAHQQQHGEKRSELDTAMSPSPAQTAREQALVASLQQRLRAARDLDSLRALYADFQVGTPAFAAEQVQATHVDCHKNNDPFRPLHAPSTKGEPLAGLARRYLHSQSIVASRCHPVGRQEHQEFNQALWAEKYRTQQDELRRNLALYQAGRPNGLTAAGISPVTVVNSLRANEAALRASAASAAAVWCPIPGGDGAGAPPAQIMANEGARHPPMHLLNKRAAALPPLPPAGMSLAPTGESAARAALSPMSSPPAHFVRTRPLAVRPVVTVGNPATSG; encoded by the exons ATGGACGTCCAATCATTTATGACCGGGATGCACCCGGGACAACGCACTATTCCGACTCAACAAATGCGGCTGTTCATCAAGCAACAGCGTCCGCAAGGAAGACCCGTGGCTGTGCCAAACGTTCTGTatgagccgcgcgcggtAGCTCATCAGCACCCGGCGCAAAACCAAAATGGGTTGTCGCAACCTACCCAGGCAGCTTTTGTTGGGGCATTCCAGCAGCCTATCCACCCAACCGGACTACTTAGCGGCCAGGCATGTATTCAAAATGGCGGTTACCCGCAAGCGGCGGGCTTCGCGACCCAGTACGTGCAGCAGGTCGCCGCAAGACAGGGCCAACAAGCGAGCGGCGTCTATTTTGCTAGCCAGAGCTCCAATCGTCTTCCAGATTCTCACTCAACCGGTCTAAACGGTTATATGTATTCCTACCCTATCCAACACACTCCTTTCACCCCTTCAACCGCCGGGGCATCAAACGCTCAAGCCTTCGACGGCCACATAAGGGTGACTTCCGAAAG TGCGTGGCACTACTCTGCGTGTCAAATGCAACAAAACATTCCGGCCTCTGCCGGTCATTCGAGTCTGCACGACTTCGGCGCGAACTCTGCCTCAAAGCAACCTATCCAAAGCGCGAGTCCCCACGGCGGCGTTGTCTCCCAGCTGGCGGCGTACAACCAACGTGGACCGAGCCACACgagccagcagcagcagatgcagctgcACTACCAGTACCAGATGCAGAACCCGTCGCCATTCCTGTCTCAAGGCGACGGACCGATGATGGGCGGTGTTCCACCCGCGACGGCAGCTCAGGCtagccgcgcagctgctgcaggtccAGGCCGGAGCCCCGAGCAAGTCAACGCAGCTGCAG CCTTGAGTTCATCAGTGGGCTCTTCGTGTGCGACGAGAACACCGTCCTCCTCCGTACGTCCGACTGCAAAGGCTCAGGCTCAAGAGGCTGACCCAGCACATCGTGGCCGCGCGCTCACCCCCGGTGAAGACGGCAACAAGCTCAGgttttcctccgccttcccGCCTCGGTGCGCGTCGAAGCCGGACGCGGCAGTATCCAAGCCAAGCTACAGCCGCCGCACTCTGTCCACCGCTGGCGCGCGAACCCGTGGAACTCCAGCGACTATCCAGGACTCCGCGAGTCCTACACGTGATAACGCAGATCGAAAAGTGTCTGAAGAGGCGCGAAACAGTCGCGAACCGTCCGGAGGGAAGTGTCAAGAGACCCTGACGAGCACGAGCTCGGGGCGCACGAACTTTTACGGAAGTGAAAAGACGGCggtgcgaggcgacgagacgccTCTCAGCGGCACAGCTCAAGACGTCGCGACAGCCGAGCTCTCCAGCAGTACAGCAAGCCGGAAATCCATGCGCAGTGACCAGAAGATTGCTGGCAgccgtcggccgccgccacgtACATGCGCCTCAGCGGGGACCATAAACCCGCGCAACGTCGCGAACATCGGAGAGAAGTACAAGGACCGTCTCGCCAGCTCAACCAGTATGGAGCGAAAGGGTTCGAAGGTTGAACAGCGGCGATCACTCTGGGAAGCGAACGGCAAATCAAAATCTTTTTCGACTCCTTCCCCATTGCCGCGCTTCAGTTCGGGTGCGTCATCTTCGTTCGGCAAGTCCCGAAAGTCTCAAGCGTCACCAAGCGCGGGAGCCGCGGCTAGTGGAAGCCGTCTCGGAGGCAGTCGTGGAACTCTCAGCCATGCGAGCACGAAGGAAGTCGACATTTCCAGCGCGAACGGCGGGGTGTCTGAGGACGACAAGTCCCAGCCGGCTGCAACCCCGGCTGCAGCTCAGGGCCGACTGTTGCTGCGttcgcgcgcaggcgtgccCTCTGGTAGGGGCGTGACAACAAGAAACAGTCAAAAATATCGCAGTGACGTCCGCCATCATAGTGATAGCAGTCTCCAGACTTccgacgcagcgcgcgcgccccccCTTCGAAGGCTGACCAGGGACGTCAACAAACCAGAGCTTGGAAAGCACATCCACGGCACCCTAAGCCGCAGTAATGAAACCGCAACTCTTCAGCGCTCCcgaagcagcgagaagagcgacgTCGAAGACGCCGACCTGAGTGAATCCtacgcacgccgccgcggctatTCGACGAGTCATCGTGACGCGTCCTCTTCCCCCACATCCCGCCTCGTCTCCAGCGAGAGTGGAAGCCGAAGCATTGCTCAGGCGGGCACAAACTCGGGCACCACGACAGGTAGATGTCCGAGGAGCTCGGCAtcggcctcgctgtcgcgcaACAACAGCAACAGCGGATCGGATCAACTGAAGACTCGTACGGGAGCAGCAAAGGCTGGCCTCTGGAGTGGGTCCGCGAATTCGCGAAAGCCGCAAGGCACTACGACTACGAAGAGTCTCGACGGTAGTGGCCCACACGAGCCGTCGGCGACCATGAACGGGTGCGTGACCAGACTGGGGTCGGGAGATAGCAGACTTACGGGGTCGGCATCGGTGTCCACGGCCTCCCTTGAGTCGGTTGTCCTCCCAGAAAGAACGGtccagcgaggagaggagaataGTTCCGAATCGCGTGACACGACCCCAAGCCATCTTCGGCAAATGAGTGCACCGGAGCCGACCACACTCTTTAGCAGTCAGTATTCCTCAAGGTGCGTGTCTGGATCGGGGGGCGAATTCAGctcagaagaagaggaagtcGACGCTGCCGTCCACCAACACTTCGAGACCAACACTTCGACTATCCTGGAGCCTGAACTGGGGCTAGAAAGCAGGAAGAGCAGCGGAACGAGCCGCCCGCAAACGCCGCTCCTAACACTGACCCGCAGAGAGAGTCCGGCGATCACGCGTCATCAGACTGTCCACGATGGAAAAGCGAGGGTGGTGAACCACAGTATGCACGGAGTtgtcggcgaagacgaaaaccAAGACCagacgctcgccgcggcagtgGACAACGCGGCCTTGTCTGAGGGATCAACGACTATCTCccgcggagcgcgcggcaTGTCTTCCCATggcagcgccagcgacagcagccaACAGGGATGGGAACTCAGTAGTGGCCAAGATAGCAGCGGCAACACCACCCCCACTGTGAGTGAAGAAGGAACGCCTGACATCGACCCCTTCGCCCCCTCGACAAATTTCGCGGCCTCGGTGTCTGGCGAAATGGTAGCCGGACAGGGAGGATtccgaggcgacgccgccacgCCCTCTCAACAAAGTGCATTGCCTATTGAGGCCGCCGGAAGACTGTACACTGACAGACGTGAAAACGGCGGCTTCGAGTCGGCAGCAGGCTGTGTGCAGGCGACTGAGTTGGTTAGCAAGCTAGCAGTGGCGGAGCGGCTCGTAAGCCGTGGAAGCGATGCACCGAGCCGCACTGGGAATGAAAACTTCTCCACGGTACGCATGCATGAAGCACAGGCTGAAGAAGGAATGTATGTCGCGCAAGTCCTACCCAAATTTGCCCGCCAAACCGGCGGCCAGCTACAGCAAGCgcccgcgacccgcgcgtCCGGCGTCCCCGCCTGGCAGCCTGTTCCCGCCCCGAGCGGCGAAAGGCTGGAAGAAAAAACCGCCAAAGACCGTGCAAATACGGTCAACCTCACCGCCGAGAAGGGGGCATTCACTCCCGCACCGGGACAGGCGACGCCAGCCGAAACCGCCAGGACGTCTGCTTCCGGCAACGCGCACTTTCTGGAGTCCCTCAGAGAGCCGCAgaacgccgcggccgcctctcgcttcACATCCGCCGGAGCATTCGCGCCTATTCAGAGTCCCCTTCTCGACGGGGAGGGGAACGTTTCCGCACAGGAGGGCATTCCCCAAGTGCGGACGGAAGAACAAATGCGTCAACAGATGCGCGAAAAACTCCAGCGCCAAATGCAAGAACTGCAGCATGCGCAGGAGCACCAACTTCGCGTGGCTCAGGAGCACCACCACCAGCAAATGCTGGAGCAatcgaggcagagagacgagcgcctccgccagcagcaggccgAGCAACAGTATCACATGCTCCAACTCCAGCTGTATGCACAGCAGCAGATGTCCCCAAATATGCAACGAGTCATCTCCCTTCAACCAGGCCGAACCCTTACCGTGTCTGGGCAGCTGCCCAGCCAACAGAGCGCACAAGGGCGGCCTCTGCATTTCTCCCAGTACCCCCGCGATCGGACTCAGGCCCCAGCGAACGCCGAATTCGCGGGAAGTCGCGCTGGGCACTCCAATCTGCGTCAACTCAGCGGCGTCCACCAAActtcgacgccgcggctttGCCTTCGCCAAGCCATcagcgagcagcagctgcggcgcccgtccttctcgctgtcgcccgcgcgcactGTCGCATCCGAGCACGAGCACGAGCTGCTTGCCGCCCACCAACAGCAGCACGGCGAAAAGAGATCCGAACTCGATACAGCGATGAGCCCTAGCCCTGCGCAGACGGCCCGTGAACAGGCCCTCGTTGCCTCGCTGCAGCAACGACTGCGTGCCGCGCGCGATCTTGACAGTCTTCGAGCTCTTTACGCCGACTTCCAAGTCGGAACCCCTGCTTTTGCCGCCGAGCAGGTTCAAGCAACACACGTCGACTGCCACAAGAACAACGATCCATTCC GTCCTCTACATGCTCCATCGACTAAGGGTGAGCCTTTAGCAGGCCTGGCTAGACGCTATCTTCACTCCCAGAG CATCGTCGCCTCCCGTTGCCACCCCGTGGGTCGGCAGGAGCACCAGGAGTTTAACCAAGCGCTCTGGGCTGAGAAATACCGCACCCAGCAAGACGAACTCCGTCGCAACCTTGCCTTGTACCAGGCTGGCCGTCCGAACGGCCTCACCGCCGCGGGAATCAGTCCGGTAACTGTCGTGAATTCTCTCCGAGCGAACGAGGCGGCCCTtcgagcctccgccgctAGCGCAGCTGCTGTCTGGTGCCCGATTccaggcggagacggagctggggcgcctccggcgcagaTCATGGCGAACGAAGGTGCTAGACATCCGCCGATGCATCTGCTGAACAAAAGAGCCGCGGcactgccgcctctgcctcctgcaGGCATGTCCCTCGCTCCCAcgggagagagcgccgcccgTGCAGCGCTTTCTCCGATGTCCAGCCCGCCAGCCCACTTTGTGAGGACTCGCCCTTTGGCTGTGCGCCCCGTCGTCACTGTCGGGAACCCCGCAACTTCTGGGTAG
- a CDS encoding hypothetical protein (encoded by transcript BESB_081770), with product MSAAACDMRGLPPRRLSPETRREREQLVREKGEEVQGWREAPADGSSGERKGAAEEDAGAETGALGEEGTDSQEAGAAQKAGGGRGREGEGGRKKKKRGNRETSGSDAHKSSREEKAEGAENETVRGADESDQTEAPQGTGAEMKKEKKRRKKHALALQEAELDERREATDAALSDSSPLHRYPTEASADDSLRLSSSPPLSLAAASLGGKSAGPSASAAPEDVSALLSGAARGAGRASESENVGARFSQDEETEVSQIGRVLSSLREREEQLKAQQAEVQRTQEALMKMLLDEQKKREERRKKKEKRRKRLEEAEREEAETGVDEASLQAPDPCEEHSFSAATRKSKKKARHTKENEEVLEQSKSEAHGTLGDDCGDEETERAERKKAKKEKKLAKLLAAAQGSGGNALGASHDPSEADGAEAAAEAEGQKRKKKKRAREEKRASAEVENSGACEKHEESAAPGAEEKDALQECNAEKRAKERKHKESGELGDGRLEKACDGDPTHAGVTEGSPRARAAETVDKKKKRKSDASSAYPESCGGAARGDGEKKREKKRKQKAAEAETGDDSLATYGRPAAERTAATEADATEALNGGRNGEKKKKRKSQGNDEDVSEAREGAHTAPPASHARAAEGHDSTDSTPADVSPPEDKTERKEKKVKLEANLLAETAPPVSSKQQAVTETERHLQEGAEGMAEQIFGPPAGDISKKKKRGKKESEYNAGGDVDRAQAPAQEENFTAGIEGRGVQQTEAASLVFKEEKKRMKKEQREAAQEPHGGEEVGEESQAATKRKRCSSQRDEYAVLAGESQEDRSDSERIVRQRDRKNEITQKRGADEERDDRSNQGCAVSKGIAGGGRKREAREGDVQDPKGREEKKKNQRTTEEAANAAEEGTKVDGAGEIDRANDGDYVKKKKRRRGESVQDEEGNANAVETAEAAVAYGERLTTGEGGEEEIEQKKREKRKRKKGKHASTEAEHAHANGLISPTEGVAQGSKTGDEEEEAACFVEKKKKKKKEKRRLESAEEL from the coding sequence atgtcggcggccgcgtgcgaCATGCGGGGTttgcctcctcggcgtctttcCCCCGAGAcccggagagagagagagcagctCGTTcgagagaaaggcgaagaagtTCAAGGATGGCGTGAGGCTCCAGCGGACGGCTCTTCGGGCGAGCGgaaaggcgccgcagaggaggacgccggcgcggagaccggagCTCTTGGAGAGGAAGGGACGGACTcgcaggaggcgggcgcggcgcagaaggcgggcgGAGGCCGTGGCcgtgaaggcgaaggcggcaggaagaaaaagaagagaggcaaCAGAGAGACCAGTGGGAGTGACGCACACAaaagcagcagagaagaaaaagccgaaggcgcagaaaatGAAACggtgcgaggcgcagacgagagcgacCAGACGGAAGCGCCTCAAGGGACCGGAGCGGAGatgaagaaagagaaaaagagaaggaaaaagcaCGCGCTGGCGTTGCAAGAAGCGGAGCTtgacgagcgccgcgaagcgacAGATGCGGCCCTGTCTGACTCTTCGCCCCTGCATCGCTACCCAACGGAAGCAAGCGCGGACGACTCACTCCGCttgtcgtcttctcctcctctttctctcgcagccgcgtccTTGGGCGGTAAGTCCGCTGGgccttcggcgtctgctgccccTGAGGACGTGTCTGCTTTGCTGTCGGgggcagctcgcggcgcggggcgCGCTAGTGAATCGGAGAACGTCGGCGCGCGTTTCTCgcaggacgaggagacagaggtgTCGCAGATCGGCCGCGTGCTGAGTTCGCtaagagagcgagaagagcagctgaaggcgcagcaggcggaagTCCAACGcacgcaggaggcgctgaTGAAGATGCTTCTCGACGAGCAGAAGAAACGAgaagagcggaggaagaagaaggagaagcggcgcaAAAGActcgaagaagcggagagagaagaggcagaaactGGCGTGGACGAggcctcgctgcaggcgcccgaCCCATGTGAAGAGCattctttctctgcagccacGAGGAAGAGCAAGAAGAAGGCTCGGCACACgaaggaaaacgaagaggtGCTGGAGCAATCGAAGAGCGAAGCACACGGCACTCTAGGGGACGACTGCGGAGATGAGGAAACTGAAAGGGCGGAGCgcaaaaaagcgaaaaaagaaaaaaagctCGCGAAACTTTTAGCCGCTGCCCAGGGCTCCGGCGGCAACGCGCTTGGGGCGTCTCACGACCCGAGtgaggcagacggcgccgaagccgctgcggaggcagagggTCAGAaacggaagaaaaagaagagagcgcgcgaagagaagagagcaagCGCCGAGGTTGAGAACTCTGGAGCGTGTGAGAAGCACGAAGAAagcgcagcgccaggcgcggaggagaaggacgcaCTCCAGGAATGCAATGCAGAGAAACGTGCGAAGGAAAGAAAACACAAGGAATCAGGAGAGCTTGGAGACGGGCGGCTCGAGAAGGCATGCGACGGCGACCCAACGCACGCGGGCGTTACGGAGGgctccccgcgcgcccgcgcagcagagacagtggacaagaaaaaaaagaggaagTCCGACGCTAGCAGCGCATACCCAGAGAGCTGTgggggagcggcgcgcggggacggagagaaaaagagagaaaagaagcgcaagcagaaggccgcagaggctgagACGGGGGATGACAGTCTGGCTACTTACGGAAGACCGGCGGCGGAACGCACTGCCGCGACCGAAGCAGACGCCACCGAGGCTCTGAATGGAGGCAGAAacggagaaaagaaaaagaaacgaAAATCACAGGGCAACGACGAGGATGTTTCAGAGGCCCGTGAGGGCGCACACACAGCGCCCCCGGCTTCACATGCACGGGCTGCGGAGGGACACGACAGTACGGACAGCACACCCGCCGACGTGTCGCCGCCGGAAGAcaaaacagagagaaaggaaaagAAGGTCAAACTCGAAGCGAATCTGCTTGCAGAGACTGCTCCTCCGGTCTCTTCCAAGCAGCAGGCGGTAACGGAAACGGAGAGACACCTCCAGGAGGGGGCAGAAGGGATGGCAGAGCAGATATTCGGTCCGCCCGCAGGAGACATCtcaaagaagaagaagcgagggaaAAAGGAGTCGGAGTACAATGCAGGAGGTGATGTAGATCGTGCGCAAGCGCCAGCACAAGAGGAAAATTTTACTGCGGGAATAGAGggccgcggcgtgcagcaaacggaggcggcgagtcTCGTTTTTaaggaagagaaaaagagaatgAAGAAGGAACagcgagaagctgcgcaggagccacacggcggcgaagaggtcGGAGAGGAGAGCCAAGCGGCGACCAAACGGAAGCGATGCAGCAGCCAGCGAGACGAGTATGCTGTGCTGGCAGGGGAGAGTCAAGAGGACCGCTCAGACAGCGAAAGAATCGTAAGGCAgcgcgacagaaaaaacgaaatCACCCaaaagcgaggcgcagatgAAGAGCGCGACGATCGGAGCAACCAAGGTTGCGCGGTCTCGAAGGGTATTGCGGGCGGAGGTCGgaagcgggaggcgcgcgaaggagatgTGCAGGATCCGAAGggacgcgaggagaaaaagaagaatcAGAGAACTacagaggaagcggcgaaTGCGGCCGAAGAAGGAACTAAAGTCGACGGAGCTGGCGAAATAGATAGAGCGAATGATGGGGATTAtgtgaaaaaaaagaagcggaggcgaggcgaaagtGTCCAGGAtgaagaaggaaacgcaAACGCCGTGGAAACCGCTGAGGCCGCAGTGGCTTACGGAGAGCGGCTGACCACTGGCGAGggtggagaggaggaaatcgaacagaagaagcgagagaagaggaagagaaagaaaggaaaaCACGCATCTACGGAAGCAGAGCACGCTCACGCGAATGGCCTTATATCCCCAACTGAGGGTGTAGCCCAGGGTTCGAAAACAGGagatgaggaagaagaggcagcgtGCTTCgtggaaaaaaagaagaaaaaaaaaaaagaaaagcgcAGATTGGAGTCTGCAGAAGAACTGTAG